From the genome of Antennarius striatus isolate MH-2024 chromosome 19, ASM4005453v1, whole genome shotgun sequence, one region includes:
- the LOC137613220 gene encoding interleukin-6 receptor subunit beta-like isoform X2: MNPFPALFILVVIPSVFKGIHGDTCSVLPRDLNIEEGSDAQITCQTSCVRGKVFWTLDNTRVDDRQSKSNSTHTVLTLRNFSRSRATIQCNSAFTGRVLGGTIVTSYPKPTNLSCILHYDNQTTGGFPDLFTCEWEHRDFSALEINYTVLCASCSNQTELCRSQETTCTRDYYDIGDVILYGNYYSVVVRAESVLETFSDPYGFTPLKITKITQPEVNVTAVTDHIWVSSRIRSYPSVYRYLCQVTYVKVLHDGTPEDDRRTQEMSDKWTLTIKNLESCSNYTFATRCALEGAPWSDWSPEKTIQVKLKKSDFKPRLWRKITASQKNGVRTVHAMWTKIPSECPEKFTYTIKQTPYNKDVTGGNDRTSLCGRSVCEVNQEAHWIELAVFRNELLLVEDSVYVPAAAESLPGVTDIQTSTMGGAVVVSWNAPLQEVSGYVIDYSHDGDQFYWKETHYTNATLSDLLDMKPYDITVTPLLDDKTGRGTQARQVCSRVGEPGSVTITQVHPNDKSAYVEWGVKSQEVCSGVVVNYTVYYSATEGPQLNVTVDRTKRDIVLEGLNPETQYSIYVKAVAQTGSTKSKERFFETKRFDPKLGVVLGVSGSIVIALVLVVGLFCALQYKRFMEKPLPNPAHSSLALWPSATHKKAFYNPSESFCAKVHTEEVQTTSTDLLTSGCSDDPDINQTEGRSDGAVTPASDVQNEDPVNPVNVNDQSSDVECKKLLSSENSLSTPYWSQSPVETGRTKQYSRAPVQQQGQTAPPTVYVTLDMFEQGQSR, encoded by the exons ATGAATCCTTTTCCAGCACTGTTCATCCTTGTTGTGATTCCTTCAGTTTTTAAAG GCATCCATGGGGACACATGCAGTGTCCTCCCCCGGGATCTGAACATCGAGGAGGGGTCGGACGCACAGATCACCTGCCAGACGTCGTGCGTCCGTGGGAAAGTCTTCTGGACGCTGGACAACACGCGTGTGGATGACCGACAGTCAAAAAGCAACTCCACGCACACGGTCCTGACCCTGAGGAACTTCAGTCGCTCCAGAGCCACCATACAATGCAACAGCGCGTTCACGGGGCGCGTCCTGGGCGGCACCATCGTCACATCATACC CAAAACCCACCAACCTGTCGTGTATCTTGCATTATGACAACCAGACAACGGGGGGTTTTCCGGACCTGTTCACCTGCGAGTGGGAGCATCGGGATTTTTCCGCTTTAGAAATAAACTACACCGTGCTGTG CGCGTCCTGCTCAAACCAGACTGAACTCTGCCGCTCGCAAGAAACAACCTGCACCCGGGATTATTACGACATCGGTGACGTCATACTTTACGGAAATTATTACAGCGTGGTCGTGAGAGCCGAGTCCGTCTTGGAAACTTTCTCTGACCCTTACGGGTTCACGCCGTTAAAAATAA caaAAATCACCCAGCCGGAAGTAAACGTCACCGCTGTCACTGACCATATATGGGTGTCCTCGAGGATCCGGTCATACCCGTCAGTGTATCGGTACCTCTGTCAGGTGACATACGTGAAG GTTCTCCATGATGGAACACCAGAG GATGACAGGAGGACTCAAGAG aTGTCCGATAAATGGACTTTGACCATTAAGAACTTAGAATCCTGCAGTAATTACACGTTTGCCACCCGCTGCGCTTTGGAAGGCGCTCCGTGGAGCGACTGGAGCCCGGAGAAGACGATTCAGGTCAAACTGAAAA AGAGCGATTTTAAGCCGCGCCTGTGGAGAAAGATAACCGCATCACAGAAAAATGGGGTCCGAACAGTTCACGCCATGTGGACG AAGATTCCTTCAGAATGCCCAGAGAAGTTCACCTACACCATCAAGCAGACTCCCTATAATAAAGACGTGACTGGAGGAAATGACAGAACCTCTCTGTGTGGCCGTTCGGTGTGTGAGGTGAACCAAGAGGCCCACTGGATCGAGCTCGCCGTGTTCCGTAATGAACTCCTGTTGGTGGAGGACTCCGTTTACGTCCCAGCGGCTGCAGAGA GCCTTCCTGGAGTTACCGACATCCAGACCTCAACCATGGGAGGAGCGGTTGTGGTGAGCTGGAACGCTCCTCTACAGGAAGTCAGCGGTTACGTCATCGACTACTCCCACGATGGAGATCAGTTCTACTGGAAGGAGACCCATTACACTAATGCAACACTTTCTG ATCTCCTGGATATGAAGCCGTATGATATTACAGTAACTCCCCTCTTGGATGACAAGACAGGCCGAGGCACTCAGGCCCGTCAGGTCTGCTCCAGAGTAGGAG AACCAGGAAGTGTCACAATCACCCAGGTTCACCCGAATGACAAAAGCGCCTATGTGGAGTGGGGTGTGAAATCACAGGAAGTGTGCAGCGGCGTTGTTGTCAACTACACCGTCTACTACAGCGCAACGGAAGGACCCCAGCTCA ATGTTACTGTGGACAGGACAAAACGGGACATCGTTTTGGAAGGTCTGAATCCTGAAACTCAATACAGCATTTATGTCAAGGCGGTGGCTCAGACTGGAAGTACCAAGAGCAAAGAGAGGTTCTTTGAAACCAAAAGATTTG ATCCAAAGCTCGGCGTGGTGCTGGGCGTCAGCGGCAGCATCGTCATAGCACTTGTGTTAGTTGTTGGATTGTTCTGTGCTTTACA GTATAAACGCTTCATGGAGAAGCCGTTGCCGAACCCCGCTCACAGCTCTCTGGCTCTGTGGCCGTCAGCTACTCACAAAAAG GCCTTCTACAATCCATCCGAAAGCTTTTGTGCTAAAGTTCACACAGAGGAAGTTCAGACAACATCCACCGATCTGCTCACATCAGGCTGCAGTGATGACCCTGACATTAACCAGACAGAGGGGCGATCAGATGGAGCTGTGACCCCAGCATCAGACGTACAGAATGAAGACCCGGTTAACCCTGTAAACGTAAATGATCAGTCATCTGATGTGGAATGTAAAAAACTACTTTCTTCAGAGAACAGCCTGTCCACCCCGTACTGGAGTCAGAGTCCCGTGGAAACGGGAAGGACGAAGCAATACAGTCGAGCTCCAGTGCAACAGCAAGGACAGACGGCACCTCCAACTGTTTATGTCACCTTGGACATGTTTGAACAAGGTCAGAGTAGGTGA
- the LOC137613220 gene encoding interleukin-6 receptor subunit beta-like isoform X1, with the protein MSSSKKCTTLPFLWCFITNTKKKYSTFTESHHSSGIHGDTCSVLPRDLNIEEGSDAQITCQTSCVRGKVFWTLDNTRVDDRQSKSNSTHTVLTLRNFSRSRATIQCNSAFTGRVLGGTIVTSYPKPTNLSCILHYDNQTTGGFPDLFTCEWEHRDFSALEINYTVLCASCSNQTELCRSQETTCTRDYYDIGDVILYGNYYSVVVRAESVLETFSDPYGFTPLKITKITQPEVNVTAVTDHIWVSSRIRSYPSVYRYLCQVTYVKVLHDGTPEDDRRTQEMSDKWTLTIKNLESCSNYTFATRCALEGAPWSDWSPEKTIQVKLKKSDFKPRLWRKITASQKNGVRTVHAMWTKIPSECPEKFTYTIKQTPYNKDVTGGNDRTSLCGRSVCEVNQEAHWIELAVFRNELLLVEDSVYVPAAAESLPGVTDIQTSTMGGAVVVSWNAPLQEVSGYVIDYSHDGDQFYWKETHYTNATLSDLLDMKPYDITVTPLLDDKTGRGTQARQVCSRVGEPGSVTITQVHPNDKSAYVEWGVKSQEVCSGVVVNYTVYYSATEGPQLNVTVDRTKRDIVLEGLNPETQYSIYVKAVAQTGSTKSKERFFETKRFDPKLGVVLGVSGSIVIALVLVVGLFCALQYKRFMEKPLPNPAHSSLALWPSATHKKAFYNPSESFCAKVHTEEVQTTSTDLLTSGCSDDPDINQTEGRSDGAVTPASDVQNEDPVNPVNVNDQSSDVECKKLLSSENSLSTPYWSQSPVETGRTKQYSRAPVQQQGQTAPPTVYVTLDMFEQGQSR; encoded by the exons ATGTCTTCTTCCAAAAAATGCACAACGCTCCCATTCCTGTGGTGTTTTATTACAAACACTAAGAAAAAATATTCTACTTTCACTGAGTCTCATCATTCTTCAGGCATCCATGGGGACACATGCAGTGTCCTCCCCCGGGATCTGAACATCGAGGAGGGGTCGGACGCACAGATCACCTGCCAGACGTCGTGCGTCCGTGGGAAAGTCTTCTGGACGCTGGACAACACGCGTGTGGATGACCGACAGTCAAAAAGCAACTCCACGCACACGGTCCTGACCCTGAGGAACTTCAGTCGCTCCAGAGCCACCATACAATGCAACAGCGCGTTCACGGGGCGCGTCCTGGGCGGCACCATCGTCACATCATACC CAAAACCCACCAACCTGTCGTGTATCTTGCATTATGACAACCAGACAACGGGGGGTTTTCCGGACCTGTTCACCTGCGAGTGGGAGCATCGGGATTTTTCCGCTTTAGAAATAAACTACACCGTGCTGTG CGCGTCCTGCTCAAACCAGACTGAACTCTGCCGCTCGCAAGAAACAACCTGCACCCGGGATTATTACGACATCGGTGACGTCATACTTTACGGAAATTATTACAGCGTGGTCGTGAGAGCCGAGTCCGTCTTGGAAACTTTCTCTGACCCTTACGGGTTCACGCCGTTAAAAATAA caaAAATCACCCAGCCGGAAGTAAACGTCACCGCTGTCACTGACCATATATGGGTGTCCTCGAGGATCCGGTCATACCCGTCAGTGTATCGGTACCTCTGTCAGGTGACATACGTGAAG GTTCTCCATGATGGAACACCAGAG GATGACAGGAGGACTCAAGAG aTGTCCGATAAATGGACTTTGACCATTAAGAACTTAGAATCCTGCAGTAATTACACGTTTGCCACCCGCTGCGCTTTGGAAGGCGCTCCGTGGAGCGACTGGAGCCCGGAGAAGACGATTCAGGTCAAACTGAAAA AGAGCGATTTTAAGCCGCGCCTGTGGAGAAAGATAACCGCATCACAGAAAAATGGGGTCCGAACAGTTCACGCCATGTGGACG AAGATTCCTTCAGAATGCCCAGAGAAGTTCACCTACACCATCAAGCAGACTCCCTATAATAAAGACGTGACTGGAGGAAATGACAGAACCTCTCTGTGTGGCCGTTCGGTGTGTGAGGTGAACCAAGAGGCCCACTGGATCGAGCTCGCCGTGTTCCGTAATGAACTCCTGTTGGTGGAGGACTCCGTTTACGTCCCAGCGGCTGCAGAGA GCCTTCCTGGAGTTACCGACATCCAGACCTCAACCATGGGAGGAGCGGTTGTGGTGAGCTGGAACGCTCCTCTACAGGAAGTCAGCGGTTACGTCATCGACTACTCCCACGATGGAGATCAGTTCTACTGGAAGGAGACCCATTACACTAATGCAACACTTTCTG ATCTCCTGGATATGAAGCCGTATGATATTACAGTAACTCCCCTCTTGGATGACAAGACAGGCCGAGGCACTCAGGCCCGTCAGGTCTGCTCCAGAGTAGGAG AACCAGGAAGTGTCACAATCACCCAGGTTCACCCGAATGACAAAAGCGCCTATGTGGAGTGGGGTGTGAAATCACAGGAAGTGTGCAGCGGCGTTGTTGTCAACTACACCGTCTACTACAGCGCAACGGAAGGACCCCAGCTCA ATGTTACTGTGGACAGGACAAAACGGGACATCGTTTTGGAAGGTCTGAATCCTGAAACTCAATACAGCATTTATGTCAAGGCGGTGGCTCAGACTGGAAGTACCAAGAGCAAAGAGAGGTTCTTTGAAACCAAAAGATTTG ATCCAAAGCTCGGCGTGGTGCTGGGCGTCAGCGGCAGCATCGTCATAGCACTTGTGTTAGTTGTTGGATTGTTCTGTGCTTTACA GTATAAACGCTTCATGGAGAAGCCGTTGCCGAACCCCGCTCACAGCTCTCTGGCTCTGTGGCCGTCAGCTACTCACAAAAAG GCCTTCTACAATCCATCCGAAAGCTTTTGTGCTAAAGTTCACACAGAGGAAGTTCAGACAACATCCACCGATCTGCTCACATCAGGCTGCAGTGATGACCCTGACATTAACCAGACAGAGGGGCGATCAGATGGAGCTGTGACCCCAGCATCAGACGTACAGAATGAAGACCCGGTTAACCCTGTAAACGTAAATGATCAGTCATCTGATGTGGAATGTAAAAAACTACTTTCTTCAGAGAACAGCCTGTCCACCCCGTACTGGAGTCAGAGTCCCGTGGAAACGGGAAGGACGAAGCAATACAGTCGAGCTCCAGTGCAACAGCAAGGACAGACGGCACCTCCAACTGTTTATGTCACCTTGGACATGTTTGAACAAGGTCAGAGTAGGTGA
- the rdh14b gene encoding retinol dehydrogenase 14b → MSTAVLIAAVVGGGVLLLMRRLFPRQKAVKLLRYPPGTMRGKTVIVTGANCGIGKALAGELLKVQARVIMACRDPRSAEEAAKDIRRQAGPEPGEVIVKQLDLASFRSIRAFCKEIHQEESRIDVLINNAGVYQCPYTKTEDGFEMQLGVNHLGHFLLTHLLLDLLKTSAPSRIVVVSSKLYKYGHINFDDLNSENKYDKAFCYSQSKLANLLFTLELARQLEGTGVTVNALTPGIVRTRLGRHVKIPLLAKPLFLLASFIFFKSPLEGAQTPLYLACSPEVEGVSGKCFANCEEEELMAKATDEEAAKRLWDLSGRMVGLAN, encoded by the exons ATGTCCACTGCGGTGCTGATAGCCGCTGTTGTCGGCGGGGGGGTTCTGCTGCTGATGCGTCGCTTGTTCCCACGACAGAAAGCCGTGAAGCTGCTCCGGTATCCTCCCGGAACCATGCGGGGAAAGACGGTCATCGTGACCGGAGCTAACTGCGGGATAGGGAAGGCTCTGGCCGGGGAGCTGCTGAAGGTCCAAGCCCGGGTCATCATGGCCTGTCGGGACCCGAGGAGCGCCGAGGAGGCGGCGAAGGACATCCGGAGACAAGCTGGACCAGAGCCGGGGGAGGTGATCGTCAAACAGCTGGACCTGGCTTCTTTTAGATCCATACGAGCATTTTGTAAAGAAATTCACCAG GAGGAGTCCAGGATCGACGTGCTGATCAACAACGCGGGCGTCTACCAGTGCCCCTACACCAAGACGGAGGACGGATTTGAGATGCAGCTGGGTGTGAATCACCTGGGTCACTTCCTCCTCACACACCTCCTGCTTGACCTGTTGAAGACGTCGGCTCCCAGCCGCATCGTCGTGGTTTCCTCCAAGCTTTACAAGTACGGCCACATCAACTTTGACGACCTGAATAGTGAAAATAAGTACGACAAGGCGTTCTGCTACAGTCAGAGCAAGTTAGCCAACCTGCTGTTCACGCTGGAGCTGGCTCGCCAGCTGGAGGGCACGGGGGTCACGGTCAACGCCCTCACCCCAGGCATCGTGAGGACCAGACTAGGCAGGCATGTTAAAATCCCTCTCCTGGCCAAGCCGCTGTTCCTCCTCGCCTCATTCATCTTTTTCAAGAGTCCTCTGGAAGGAGCTCAGACTCCTCTCTATCTCGCCTGCTCCCCTGAAGTGGAGGGAGTGTCGGGGAAGTGCTTCGCCAACtgtgaagaagaggagctgATGGCCAAAGCCACAGATGAGGAGGCGGCCAAGAGGCTGTGGGATTTGAGCGGGAGGATGGTTGGGCTCGCTAACTGA